One segment of Arvicanthis niloticus isolate mArvNil1 chromosome 5, mArvNil1.pat.X, whole genome shotgun sequence DNA contains the following:
- the Znf683 gene encoding tissue-resident T-cell transcription regulator protein ZNF683 produces MDLSLCALQKTPLGRAPRDLREDTSNIRHRSPSLYKASTNSEQLTIKDSPNREDMGNHPERGTYPPLPSHTSSFPDAGLDTKILSPLTFWPWLPPTLISKDSPIHIYPTLPGYSLLPLPYLFTYGALPSAQCPNLFMLPPDSKYPSMAAPGLLMTANGLGPGIPQEKILLLYSGVFQSAGHTQHSQVGSRSSRDASTPGQAGVAAPARQAMPGSRAGVMALPYPLKKENGKILYECNVCGKNFGQLSNLKVLASQVLLSSSIFW; encoded by the exons ATGGACCTAAGCCTGTGTGCCCTGCAGAAGACACCTCTAGGCAGAGCCCCACGGGATCTCAGAGAGGACACCTCAAACATTA GACACCGGTCCCCAAGCCTGTACAAAGCCTCTACCAACAGCGAGCAACTCACAATCAAAGACTCACCAAACAGAGAGGACATGGGAAACCATCCAGAAAGAGGCACCTACCCACCCCTCCCTTCTCATACCAGCTCCTTCCCAGATGCTGGGCTGGACACAAAGATCCTTAGTCCCTTGACCTTCTGGCCCTGGCTTCCTCCCACCCTCATCTCCAAGGACTCCCCTATCCACATCTACCCCACCTTGCCTGGGTACTCACTTCTGCCTCTCCCTTACCTATTCACTTATGGGGCCCTACCTTCTGCCCAGTGTCCGAACCTCTTCATGCTGCCCCCAGACTCCAAATACCCCTCCATGGCTGCACCTGGCTTGCTTATGACAGCCAATGGGCTCGGACCTGGTATACCCCAAGAGAAGATCCTGCTTCTCTACTCCGGAGTTTTCCAGAGTGCCGGACACACCCAACACTCCCAGGTTGGGAGTCGGAGCTCTAGAGATGCCTCGACCCCAGGACAAGCTGGTGTGGCAGCTCCTGCAAGGCAGGCTATGCCAGGCTCCCGGGCAGGTGTCATGGCCCTGCCCTACCCTCTGAAGAAAGAGAATGGTAAAATCTTATACGAGTGTAACGTGTGTGGCAAGAACTTTGGGCAGCTCTCCAACCTCAAGGTATTGGCTTCCCAGGTCCTGCTATCCAGTTCAATCTTCTGGTGA